The genomic segment GGGTGAACAGCCCACAAGCTCCTGCCTCAAGCTTCTGGTGAGCGTACTCTATTTCGGCTTGGAATCCCTGCCTATACGGATCAAGAGCTCCGTAAATGCGAACTCCTGGTAACTCATCGCGAAATTTTTTAATCACGGTTAGCGTACTCGTGCCATATACCGTCTGTGACATTTCGGCCGGCATATCGCCAGAAATAACGACAACTTCTGTAACCCCAGTAGCCTGTAACTCATTGGCCATCGCAAGTGGTGCCTCCGGGTTTACATCCATAGCTCTAATATGAGGAATAACGTGTGGAACATACTTTCTTGCAATCGTACAGGCCTCCCAGCTCCTCATTTCAAAGCGGTGGATATCAGGCACGTTTATGGTGTCGACGCTGGGAAAGTAATTTTGTACCTGGCCAAGTTGACCTTCAAGATCTATTTTATTTCTAGGCACCAACTCAACAGATACACGCATACGTTAGATTCTAGCCCACCAATGCAGGGCCAGTTAGTCTATTCCTCTAACTCGTTAGGTCCCTCAGCCTCTATAAAGATCCGACGGATGTCAGGATGTGCAACTTTAATAGCGCGTTCGATCCTTTTAATGGCAGATACGATGTCGATCCGGCCATCATCAGCTACAAATCTAACGCCAAGATTTAACAGTATTTGTCGAGAACTAAAGTGCATAGTTAACGGGTCATATACTTCCAAGACAGCTTCGTCAGCTTCTGCGATCGCCCGCACACTTTCGATAGTTTCCATATCAGCACTTTCACCGATCAAAAGAGCTTTGCTTTCAAAAGCAAGAAATGCAGCGACA from the Trueperaceae bacterium genome contains:
- a CDS encoding 5,10-methylenetetrahydrofolate reductase, producing MRVSVELVPRNKIDLEGQLGQVQNYFPSVDTINVPDIHRFEMRSWEACTIARKYVPHVIPHIRAMDVNPEAPLAMANELQATGVTEVVVISGDMPAEMSQTVYGTSTLTVIKKFRDELPGVRIYGALDPYRQGFQAEIEYAHQKLEAGACGLFTQPFFDLRLLDIYSELLSGVQIFWGFTTITSQRSMRYWQARNRAIFPVDFRPNLEWSRRLAGEAFSLLQSRNGNAYFMPIGIDVADYLAGII